The Ruania alba genome window below encodes:
- a CDS encoding carbohydrate ABC transporter permease translates to MSTVTASARPATGRKARTSPTERKSTVLTVAMVAVGAYFLLPLWWLLVASTKSNADLFSSFGLWFADSISILGNLGDVFTFQNGIFLVWARNTAVYAGVSAIGAAALATAAGYAFATLRFKGSTALFAIILGAIMVPLTALAIPTYLLFAQVGLTDTPWAVILPSLVSPFGVYLMRVYAAGAVPPSLQEAARVDGAGEFRIFVTIVSRLLAPGFVTVLLFALVSTWNNYFLPLIMLNSPEWYPLTVGLAQWQSTSQAGSGSQALFSMVITGSLVSIIPLVIAFLFLQRYWQTGLATGGVKQ, encoded by the coding sequence ATGAGCACTGTCACCGCCTCGGCCCGGCCCGCCACGGGCCGGAAGGCCCGCACAAGCCCCACCGAACGCAAGTCCACCGTGCTGACCGTGGCGATGGTCGCCGTCGGGGCGTACTTCCTGCTGCCCCTGTGGTGGCTCCTGGTGGCGTCCACGAAGTCCAATGCGGACCTGTTCTCCTCCTTCGGACTGTGGTTCGCCGACTCGATCAGCATCCTCGGCAACCTGGGTGACGTGTTCACCTTCCAGAACGGGATCTTCCTCGTCTGGGCCCGCAACACCGCGGTCTACGCGGGCGTGAGCGCCATTGGGGCCGCTGCGCTCGCCACCGCCGCCGGATACGCCTTCGCCACGTTGCGCTTCAAGGGCAGCACAGCCCTGTTCGCGATCATCCTCGGCGCCATCATGGTGCCCCTGACGGCGCTCGCGATCCCCACGTACCTGCTGTTCGCCCAGGTGGGGCTCACCGATACGCCCTGGGCGGTGATCCTTCCTTCGCTGGTCAGCCCGTTCGGGGTGTACCTGATGCGGGTGTACGCGGCCGGGGCCGTTCCGCCCTCCCTGCAGGAGGCCGCCAGGGTCGACGGCGCAGGAGAGTTCCGTATCTTCGTCACCATCGTCTCGAGGTTGCTGGCCCCCGGTTTTGTGACGGTGCTGCTGTTCGCACTGGTGAGCACCTGGAACAACTACTTCCTGCCGCTGATCATGCTGAACAGCCCCGAGTGGTACCCGTTGACGGTGGGCCTGGCGCAGTGGCAGTCCACCTCGCAGGCAGGGTCGGGCTCGCAGGCTCTGTTCTCCATGGTGATCACTGGCTCGTTGGTCTCGATCATCCCGCTGGTGATCGCCTTCCTGTTCCTGCAGCGCTACTGGCAGACCGGTCTGGCGACCGGTGGTGTGAAGCAATGA
- a CDS encoding beta-galactosidase — MPDQPDLNDRVRFGAAYYVEYHPTDADRDLERDLDLMAEAGFSVIRVGESTWSTWEPEDGRFELDWLEPVLDGAHARGIDVILGTPTYAVPPWLARKYPEIAGERRTGQRNHWGARQEMDLTHAAYKFYSERVIRAVVGRYADHSAVIGFQVDNEPGLQLLHNENVFQAFVDHLRKQYGDVETLNREWGLVYWSHRLSTWADLWRPDGNAQPQYDLAWRRFQTQLVTDFIAWQAGIVREIAPAQKFVTTCIAYSRPGVDDPQLTSALDVTAGNPYYTMQDGLALPSPEDVPQGWTTTGTWTIFHSADRMYSSKQAPFLVTETNAGAIGGPATNVPAFDGQWRQVAWAMIARGARMIEYWHWHTLHYGTETYWIGVLPHDQQPGRVYEQLAALGGEITTAEAHLRGLVPDAEVGLLWSNESKRGLMGQPSLAQADGSGDPGSYERIVGAFYRGAFETGAPVRIVHDGQLALREPAEVAAELPVLLVPALYVASDDLLDWLRAYAEAGGHLVLGPRTGYADAEARARLETKPGRLAEVAGVDYQEFSNLSVPAPVRGSGLDVPEGATATAWADYLRVSGGAEVLVEYDHRALGAYPAVTTAPAGAGRVTTVGTVPDPALAAAVLRWVAPGEGEVWRSLAGGSVTVTSATNGEGRRLRVLHNWSWEPATVTLPAAVTDLLGDGAGLAAGERLELGAWDVRVLVEG; from the coding sequence GTGCCCGATCAGCCCGACCTGAACGACCGCGTGCGTTTCGGCGCCGCCTACTACGTCGAGTACCACCCCACCGATGCCGACCGCGACCTGGAGCGCGACCTGGACTTGATGGCCGAGGCCGGGTTCAGCGTGATCCGGGTGGGGGAGTCCACCTGGTCCACCTGGGAACCGGAGGACGGCCGGTTCGAGCTGGACTGGCTCGAGCCGGTGCTGGACGGCGCCCACGCCCGGGGGATCGACGTCATCCTCGGCACTCCCACCTATGCGGTGCCGCCGTGGCTGGCGCGGAAGTACCCGGAGATCGCGGGGGAGCGGCGCACCGGCCAGCGCAACCACTGGGGCGCGCGGCAGGAGATGGACCTGACGCACGCCGCCTACAAGTTCTACAGCGAACGGGTGATCCGGGCCGTCGTCGGGCGCTATGCCGACCACTCGGCCGTGATCGGTTTCCAGGTGGACAACGAGCCCGGCCTGCAGCTGCTGCACAACGAGAACGTCTTCCAGGCCTTCGTCGACCATCTGCGGAAGCAGTACGGCGACGTGGAGACGCTCAACCGCGAGTGGGGGCTGGTGTACTGGTCGCACCGGCTCAGCACCTGGGCCGATCTGTGGCGGCCCGACGGCAATGCCCAGCCGCAGTACGACCTCGCGTGGCGCCGCTTCCAGACGCAGCTGGTCACCGACTTCATCGCCTGGCAGGCGGGCATCGTGCGCGAGATCGCCCCAGCGCAGAAGTTCGTGACCACCTGTATCGCGTACTCCCGCCCGGGGGTGGACGACCCGCAGCTGACGTCGGCGTTGGACGTGACCGCAGGCAACCCGTATTACACGATGCAGGACGGCCTGGCATTGCCTTCGCCGGAGGACGTGCCGCAGGGGTGGACGACCACCGGCACCTGGACGATCTTCCACAGCGCCGACCGGATGTACTCCTCGAAGCAGGCACCGTTCCTGGTGACCGAGACGAATGCGGGCGCCATCGGGGGGCCGGCCACGAACGTGCCGGCCTTCGACGGGCAGTGGCGCCAGGTCGCGTGGGCGATGATTGCTCGCGGTGCGCGGATGATCGAGTACTGGCACTGGCACACGTTGCACTACGGCACCGAGACGTACTGGATCGGGGTACTCCCGCACGACCAGCAGCCGGGTCGGGTGTACGAGCAGCTGGCGGCGCTCGGAGGTGAGATCACGACGGCGGAGGCTCACCTGCGCGGGCTGGTGCCGGACGCCGAGGTGGGGTTGTTGTGGTCGAACGAGTCCAAGCGTGGCCTGATGGGGCAGCCGTCGCTTGCTCAGGCCGATGGCTCGGGTGACCCCGGCAGCTACGAGCGGATTGTCGGAGCGTTCTACCGCGGGGCGTTCGAGACCGGTGCGCCGGTACGCATCGTGCACGACGGGCAGCTGGCGCTACGTGAGCCGGCGGAGGTGGCCGCTGAGCTGCCGGTGCTGCTGGTGCCCGCGCTGTATGTCGCCTCGGATGACTTGCTCGACTGGCTGCGGGCCTACGCCGAGGCCGGTGGTCACCTGGTGCTCGGCCCGCGCACTGGGTACGCCGACGCTGAGGCCCGGGCCCGGCTGGAGACCAAGCCCGGTCGGCTCGCCGAGGTGGCCGGGGTGGACTACCAGGAGTTCAGCAACCTCTCCGTGCCGGCGCCCGTGCGAGGGAGCGGACTGGACGTTCCCGAGGGCGCCACGGCGACGGCGTGGGCGGACTACCTGCGTGTGTCTGGCGGTGCGGAGGTGCTGGTGGAGTACGACCACCGGGCTTTGGGCGCCTACCCGGCGGTGACCACCGCTCCCGCGGGAGCGGGGCGGGTGACCACCGTGGGGACCGTACCGGACCCGGCGCTCGCGGCCGCCGTGCTGCGGTGGGTGGCCCCGGGTGAGGGCGAGGTCTGGCGGTCGCTCGCGGGCGGCTCGGTCACGGTGACATCGGCGACCAACGGCGAGGGCCGCCGTCTGCGGGTCCTGCACAACTGGTCGTGGGAACCGGCGACGGTCACGCTGCCGGCTGCCGTCACGGATCTGCTGGGTGACGGCGCCGGTCTCGCCGCGGGGGAGAGGCTCGAGCTGGGTGCCTGGGACGTGCGGGTGTTGGTGGAGGGCTGA
- a CDS encoding GntR family transcriptional regulator produces the protein MKMSDHSDALKTLIMQAPVSRGDRVRDALRQAILDGVLPQGAPLVERDLAEMLGVSKTPVREALKQLQSSGLVVANSYQRVSVRQLDEVTVRAVDDARLAVEPQAVHLGVERHGATPHTGARQALAEADGWLESDQPAQLGLANRHFHRELYVLCGNEWLINFLDKMEVLASFIATAGWRVEPRYTSEAVEHRTILDAVESGDGERARVLLREHISGASRALLRSLEQDAASAAENG, from the coding sequence ATGAAGATGAGTGATCATTCGGATGCCCTAAAGACGCTGATCATGCAAGCGCCTGTCTCGCGGGGTGACCGCGTCAGGGATGCTCTGCGGCAGGCGATCCTCGACGGCGTCCTTCCGCAGGGAGCGCCGTTGGTCGAGCGAGACCTCGCTGAGATGCTGGGCGTTTCGAAGACGCCCGTGCGCGAGGCACTCAAGCAGCTGCAATCCAGTGGGCTCGTAGTGGCCAACTCGTACCAGCGGGTCAGTGTGCGGCAGCTCGACGAGGTGACCGTCCGCGCCGTCGACGATGCCCGGCTCGCGGTCGAGCCACAGGCCGTGCACCTGGGAGTCGAACGACACGGCGCCACGCCGCACACCGGTGCACGCCAGGCACTCGCCGAGGCCGACGGCTGGCTCGAGTCTGATCAGCCGGCACAGCTCGGGCTCGCCAACCGCCACTTCCACCGGGAGTTGTACGTTCTTTGCGGCAACGAGTGGCTGATCAACTTCCTCGACAAGATGGAGGTACTGGCATCGTTCATCGCGACCGCGGGGTGGCGGGTCGAACCGAGGTACACGAGCGAAGCGGTCGAGCATCGCACGATCCTCGATGCGGTCGAATCCGGCGACGGTGAACGCGCCAGGGTGCTGCTGCGAGAACACATCAGCGGGGCGTCTCGCGCGCTACTCAGGTCCCTCGAGCAGGACGCAGCCTCGGCGGCCGAGAACGGGTGA
- a CDS encoding ABC transporter substrate-binding protein yields MTMTSRRGKAAAGGLVFALGLSLGACGSDSSGSDGDVTLRVAWWGSQERHENFLSLIETYESENPGVTIEAEYSDSGGHWDRLATTTAGQDAPDVISFDKEHLFEYGGRGALLDLNTLDSMDTSDFPEASMGQGSLDGELYGLPFSQNAYTVIANEDLFADAGVELPDDAAWTWDDYYRITDEVATALGGEVRGSDYGEAGNATLEMWLGQNGESLYADDGSGIGYEPATASAWFAHLEHIRDSASGPSPDEFIEEMSGVFEEGRFLTNRTAMAFYYASQLPALEAAADSSMELLRPPSPTGDVAENGLAHIPSWFWGISSQSENTEAAGELLNFLSNDERVAETMLVSLGVPASGAAQETILPELDATGQEVVSFIGETSEESTFAPAPAPPGAGAVGGIVNRYMEEVLFSRLTPDEAAEQMTAEIEAELDRA; encoded by the coding sequence ATGACGATGACTTCCAGACGAGGGAAGGCGGCGGCCGGCGGGCTCGTCTTCGCTCTTGGCCTTTCGCTGGGTGCGTGCGGCAGCGACTCGAGCGGTTCAGACGGCGACGTCACGCTGCGCGTTGCGTGGTGGGGATCCCAGGAACGCCACGAGAACTTTCTCTCGCTCATCGAGACCTATGAGTCCGAGAACCCTGGCGTGACGATCGAGGCGGAGTACTCCGACTCCGGAGGGCACTGGGACCGTCTTGCGACGACGACTGCTGGCCAGGATGCGCCTGACGTCATCTCCTTCGACAAGGAGCACCTGTTCGAGTACGGCGGACGTGGTGCTCTGCTCGATCTGAATACTCTGGACTCCATGGACACCTCCGATTTCCCGGAGGCGTCCATGGGACAGGGCAGCCTGGACGGCGAGCTCTACGGCCTGCCCTTCTCTCAGAACGCGTACACCGTCATCGCGAACGAGGACTTGTTCGCTGACGCTGGGGTCGAGCTTCCGGACGACGCCGCTTGGACGTGGGACGACTACTACCGGATCACCGACGAGGTGGCCACGGCGCTCGGCGGCGAGGTGCGTGGGAGCGACTACGGAGAAGCCGGCAACGCGACCCTGGAGATGTGGCTGGGACAGAACGGTGAGTCCCTGTATGCCGACGACGGGTCGGGTATCGGATACGAGCCGGCGACGGCCTCGGCATGGTTCGCTCACCTTGAGCACATCCGCGATTCTGCGAGTGGGCCGTCCCCGGACGAGTTCATCGAGGAGATGTCCGGTGTGTTCGAGGAGGGCCGCTTCCTGACCAACCGGACGGCGATGGCGTTCTACTACGCCAGCCAGCTGCCCGCACTCGAGGCCGCCGCTGACAGCTCGATGGAGTTGCTGCGTCCTCCGTCGCCAACCGGAGATGTGGCCGAGAACGGTCTGGCTCACATCCCTTCTTGGTTCTGGGGGATCTCCAGCCAGAGCGAGAACACAGAGGCTGCGGGTGAGCTGCTGAACTTCCTCAGCAATGACGAGCGTGTCGCTGAGACCATGCTGGTGAGTCTCGGTGTCCCGGCAAGCGGCGCGGCTCAGGAGACGATCCTCCCGGAGCTGGATGCGACCGGCCAGGAGGTGGTCAGTTTCATCGGTGAGACGAGCGAGGAGTCGACCTTCGCTCCAGCACCCGCACCGCCGGGCGCCGGTGCGGTCGGTGGAATCGTCAATCGCTACATGGAGGAAGTGCTTTTCAGTCGGTTGACGCCCGACGAGGCGGCGGAGCAGATGACCGCCGAGATTGAGGCAGAGCTCGATCGTGCGTAG